The following are from one region of the Aspergillus luchuensis IFO 4308 DNA, chromosome 4, nearly complete sequence genome:
- the HEX1_2 gene encoding beta-N-acetylhexosaminidase (CAZy:GH20;~COG:G;~EggNog:ENOG410PIDG;~InterPro:IPR025705,IPR017853,IPR029018,IPR029019, IPR015883;~PFAM:PF14845,PF00728;~SECRETED:SignalP(1-20);~go_function: GO:0004553 - hydrolase activity, hydrolyzing O-glycosyl compounds [Evidence IEA];~go_function: GO:0004563 - beta-N-acetylhexosaminidase activity [Evidence IEA];~go_process: GO:0005975 - carbohydrate metabolic process [Evidence IEA]) — protein MLLARLWPASPTLLVAAAAAVKVNPLPAPRNITWASSSGPKQLAGFVSLRVSEDTPDFILANGWNRAWDTIVSLQWVPAATEGPFPSFQPFPTAAAGVKRSSQALPTLQFVDVNISDVDADLQHGVDESYTLEVSESATSVVIEAPTVWGALHAFTTLQQLIISDGQGGLIIEKPVKIQDAPLYPYRGIMLDTGRNFISVNKIYEQLDGMSLSKLNVLHWHMEDTQSWPVQIDAYPEMIHDAYSSREVYSHADMRNIVAYARARGVRVIPEIDMPSHSASGWKQVDPQMVTCVDSWWSNDDYALHTAVEPPPGQMDIIYNGTYDVVREVYNELSSIFPDNWFHVGADEIQPNCFNFSSYVTQWFAEDPTRTYNDLAQYWVDHAVPIFQNYSSSRQLVMWEDIVLSTEHAHNVPTDIVMQTWNNGLDYINQLTAKGYDVIVSSSDFMYLDCGMGGFVTNDPRYDVMSNPDPNTPNFNYGGNGGSWCAPYKTWQRIYDYDFTQNLTDAQAQHIVGAVAPLWSEQVDDVTVSSQFWPRAAALAELVWSGNRDEHGQKRTTLMTQRILNFREYLVANGVQAKALVPKYCVQRPHTCDLYRNQSVIQ, from the coding sequence ATGCTCCTTGCTCGTCTCTGGCCGGCGAGTCCCACGCTGCTCGTggccgcggccgcggccgTCAAGGTTAATCCCTTGCCAGCTCCACGCAATATCACTTGGGCTTCATCGTCGGGTCCCAAGCAGCTGGCCGGCTTCGTCAGTCTCCGCGTCTCTGAAGATACTCCCGACTTCATTCTCGCCAATGGATGGAATCGTGCTTGGGACACCATTGTCTCCCTGCAATGGGTGCCCGCAGCGACTGAAGGcccctttccatccttccaacCCTTTCCCACCGCTGCGGCCGGAGTTAAACGGTCCTCGCAGGCACTGCCAACGCTACAGTTTGTCGATGTGAACATCTCGGATGTTGACGCGGACCTGCAGCATGGCGTGGATGAGTCTTACACACTGGAGGTCTCCGAGAGCGCTACTTCAGTAGTCATTGAAGCACCCACTGTCTGGGGAGCACTCCACGCCTTTACTACTCTCCAGCAATTGATTATCTCCGATGGACAGGGCGGCTTGATCATTGAGAAGCCAGTCAAGATCCAGGATGCACCTCTCTATCCTTATAGAGGCATCATGCTTGATACCGGCCGAAACTTCATCTCAGTTAACAAGATCTATGAACAGCTAGACGGCATGTCGCTTTCCAAGCTCAATGTTCTACACTGGCATATGGAGGACACGCAATCATGGCCTGTACAGATTGATGCCTATCCAGAGATGATCCACGATGCATACTCCTCGCGCGAGGTGTATTCGCACGCGGACATGCGCAATATTGTAGCGTATGCCCGAGCACGCGGCGTACGGGTTATCCCTGAGATCGATATGCCCAGCCACTCCGCTTCTGGTTGGAAGCAGGTTGATCCCCAGATGGTGACCTGCGTGGATTCTTGGTGGTCTAATGATGATTACGCCCTGCACACTGCAGTTGAACCACCACCGGGACAGATGGACATCATCTACAACGGCACATATGATGTGGTCCGAGAGGTGTACAATGAGCTCTCAAGCATCTTTCCTGATAATTGGTTCCACGTGGGAGCAGATGAGATTCAGCCTAACTGCTTCAACTTCAGCAGCTATGTTACTCAGTGGTTCGCGGAAGATCCGACACGTACGTATAATGATCTGGCCCAGTACTGGGTAGATCATGCCGTGCCGATCTTCCAGAATTATAGTAGCTCACGGCAATTGGTTATGTGGGAAGATATTGTATTATCAACAGAGCATGCGCATAATGTTCCTACGGATATTGTGATGCAGACCTGGAATAACGGACTGGATTATATTAACCAGCTGACGGCCAAGGGTTATGATGTGAttgtatcatcatcagatTTCATGTATCTGGATTGTGGAATGGGTGGCTTTGTGACAAATGATCCCCGCTACGATGTCATGAGCAATCCGGATCCAAACACACCCAACTTCAATTATGGCGGAAATGGGGGCTCATGGTGTGCACCATACAAGACATGGCAGCGCATCTACGACTATGACTTTACGCAGAATCTGACTGACGCCCAGGCGCAGCATATTGTGGGTGCAGTGGCGCCGCTTTGGTCAGAACAAGTAGATGACGTGACTGTCTCCAGTCAGTTTTGGCCGCGCGCCGCTGCCCTGGCGGAACTGGTATGGTCTGGGAATCGGGACGAGCATGGGCAGAAGCGCACGACGCTGATGACGCAGCGAATCCTAAATTTCCGTGAATACTTGGTCGCTAATGGGGTGCAGGCGAAGGCCCTGGTTCCCAAGTACTGTGTGCAGCGCCCACATACCTGCGATTTGTATCGCAACCAGAGTGTGATTCAGTAG
- the RAD5 gene encoding DNA helicase rad5 (COG:L;~EggNog:ENOG410QDFS;~InterPro:IPR014905,IPR001841,IPR027417,IPR000330, IPR038718,IPR001650,IPR014001,IPR013083;~PFAM:PF00176,PF00271,PF08797;~go_function: GO:0003676 - nucleic acid binding [Evidence IEA];~go_function: GO:0005524 - ATP binding [Evidence IEA];~go_function: GO:0008270 - zinc ion binding [Evidence IEA];~go_function: GO:0016818 - hydrolase activity, acting on acid anhydrides, in phosphorus-containing anhydrides [Evidence IEA]), with protein MNIHHDDDDDRPLKKRRFFADDEDLLTPQPSTDSVTASLHTPASSSLTDQGAQLQPTRSENGPEIIDVPWPGSSSRVEGHTVPQVEQEAVQGEHNAIPRRTEDASPRVDYDGFDVLTFTSIIGERLSADSIQNIRKAAGDDLERAVNIYFDGSWKKSPAPRAQNQTTLTARQRPLSAQSHRTSTPLSASSHPRTQTPTPDKATTRPAAQPPLRYIGAFGVGAWATRSGSGFLRHGDLVNIERTRSQPLSKRNRAGKLVSNLKSDFLTRFTTKSGQEIGRLPREIAEWVSTLLDQRVCTFEGVCVYVPDRVRVNDTIYLQLRCYLRIEAFQPRIFSQSMDDNRSVAYFEEKESADEKALRLRQVALVKLFDEIHLQPTSTNDMTRNHKKEGLLRAAEMAEQHERVKKENQANDDSSEEDSPELEEDQLDTLYKKAQSFDFSMPEAEPASSFTMHLRKYQRQALYWMLAKEKDNKSARETSLHPLWEEYSWPSRDVDDKELPAVDGIDHFYVNPYSGELSLDFPVQEQHCLGGILADEMGLGKTIEMLSLVHSHRITPQKPSNLVRLPQSASGAVPAPYTTLVIAPTSLLSQWESEALKASQPGTMNVLMYYGADTKINLRDLCASGNAAAPNLIITSYGVVLSEYRQYMSALLSSMSSGGLFSVDFFRVIVDEAHVIKNRLSKTAKACYELKATHRWVLTGTPIVNRLEDLFSLVRFLKVEPWNNFSFWKTFITVPFESKDYVRALNVVQTVLEPLVLRRTKTMKTPEGEPLVPLPRRTITIEEVELPDQERQIYDLIYTRAKQTFNHNVEAGTLLKSYSTIFAQILRLRQTCCHPILTRNKAIVADEEDAAAAADATNDLKDDMDLQELIDRFKASTEAAESNEPQDSSAKFTTHALKQIQNDASGECPICSEEPMIDPAVTACWHSACKKCLENYIRHQTDKGMDPRCFSCRAPTTSRDIFEVVRHETPNATPEDDIYSSTPIPSQAPPRITLRRIHPLSPSAHTSAKVHALLAHLTRVPANTKSVVFSQFTSFLDLISPQLTRAGIHHVRLDGTMPHKARAETLAQFNRAETFADQTDIDNDVEANDSAQLPLSKSKHGHSTGPAPPTVLLISLRAGGVGLNLTAASNVFMMDPWWSFAIEAQAIDRVHRMGQTRDVQVTRFVVKDSIEGRMLRVQERKMNIAGSLGLRVGGDGSEDDKKKERIEELRLLFE; from the coding sequence ATGAACattcatcatgatgatgatgatgatcgccCGTTGAAGAAAAGGCGTTTTTttgcggatgatgaagatctccTCACTCCCCAGCCATCCACTGATTCTGTCACAGCAAGTCTCCACACGCCCGCTTCCTCGTCCCTGACCGATCAAGGGGCCCAGCTACAGCCTACACGATCTGAAAACGGCCCGGAAATTATAGATGTGCCCTGGCCGGGTAGTTCCTCGCGGGTCGAGGGTCATACCGTGCCGCAGGTTGAGCAAGAGGCTGTGCAGGGGGAACACAATGCGATTCCGAGGAGGACAGAGGATGCCTCACCACGGGTGGACTATGATGGCTTCGACGTTTTGACATTTACCAGTATTATAGGGGAACGTCTCTCGGCGGATTCGATACAGAATATTCGGAAGGCGGCTGGCGACGACCTTGAACGGGCGGTCAACATCTATTTCGATGGCTCTTGGAAGAAATCCCCAGCTCCTCGTGCTCAGAACCAAACCACTCTCACGGCTCGCCAACGCCCGCTTTCTGCACAGTCCCATAGGACCTCCACACCCCTATCAGCATCCTCTCACCCACGCACCCAGACTCCGACGCCTGACAAGGCCACAACTCGCCCTGCGGCTCAGCCTCCATTAAGATACATAGGTGCATTTGGTGTTGGAGCCTGGGCTACAAGGAGTGGATCTGGATTTCTCAGACATGGGGATCTCGTAAATATTGAGCGCACACGGTCTCAGCCGCTCTCGAAGCGGAATCGCGCCGGGAAGCTCGTTTCAAACCTGAAAAGTGATTTTCTCACCCGTTTTACCACTAAATCGGGCCAGGAAATAGGAAGATTGCCCCGGGAAATAGCTGAATGGGTCTCGACCCTGCTGGATCAAAGGGTGTGTACATTTGAAGGTGTATGCGTATACGTGCCGGACCGGGTCCGGGTGAATGACACCATCTATCTGCAGCTGCGATGCTACTTGCGCATCGAGGCCTTCCAGCCACGGATCTTCAGTCAATCGATGGACGACAATAGGTCCGTTGCATAtttcgaagagaaagaaagtgcGGATGAAAAGGCGCTGCGGCTCCGCCAGGTGGCCCTGGTGAAGCTATTTGATGAAATCCATCTCCAACCGACGTCCACCAATGATATGACGAGGAACCACAAGAAAGAGGGATTGCTTCGTGCAGCGGAGATGGCAGAACAACATGAGCgagtaaagaaagaaaaccaagCAAACGACGACTCCTCGGAGGAGGATAGCCCAGAGCTTGAAGAGGACCAGCTTGATACCCTGTATAAGAAAGCTCAGTCGTTCGATTTTAGCATGCCTGAAGCAGAGCCTGCCTCGTCATTTACCATGCACCTTCGAAAGTATCAGAGGCAGGCACTGTATTGGATGCTTGCAAAGGAAAAGGATAATAAGTCTGCAAGGGAGACGTCGCTCCATCCCTTATGGGAGGAGTACAGCTGGCCGTCCAGAGATGTCGACGACAAAGAACTCCCGGCTGTGGATGGCATTGACCACTTCTACGTCAACCCTTACTCTGGCGAGCTTAGCCTTGACTTTCCTGTTCAAGAACAGCATTGCCTTGGGGGTATCCTCGCAGACGAAATGGGCTTGGGTAAGACAATTGAGATGCTCAGTCTGGTCCACTCGCATCGCATTACGCCCCAGAAGCCCAGTAATCTTGTGAGGCTGCCCCAGTCGGCTTCCGGGGCCGTACCTGCACCATATACCACACTTGTGATTGCACCCACATCCCTCCTCTCGCAGTGGGAAAGTGAGGCGCTAAAGGCTTCGCAGCCGGGAACAATGAACGTCCTCATGTATTACGGGGCAGATACAAAAATAAACCTCAGGGATCTCTGTGCTTCTGGCAATGCCGCTGCCCCTAATTTGATTATAACCAGCTATGGCGTTGTTCTCTCGGAATATCGTCAGTACATGTCCGCGCTGCTCTCGTCTATGAGCTCTGGGGGCCTATTTTCCGTAGACTTCTTCCGAgtcatcgtcgatgaagcTCACGTGATCAAAAATCGTCTGTCAAAGACAGCCAAAGCGTGTTATGAGCTCAAAGCAACCCATCGATGGGTACTCACAGGAACTCCTATTGTCAATCGACTGGAGGACTTGTTCAGCCTTGTGAGATTCCTCAAGGTTGAGCCATGGAACAACTTTTCGTTCTGGAAGACGTTCATAACAGTTCCTTTCGAATCAAAGGATTATGTTCGAGCTCTGAATGTCGTGCAAACCGTGCTAGAGCCTTTGGTTCTCCGACGTACCAAGACAATGAAGACACCCGAGGGTGAACCTTTAGTGCCTCTACCGCGTCGCACCATTACAATAGAAGAAGTCGAACTTCCAGACCAGGAACGGCAGATTTATGATCTTATCTATACCCGGGCAAAGCAGACGTTCAATCACAATGTCGAAGCTGGCACTTTGTTGAAGTCCTATTCAACGATCTTCGCACAGATTCTCCGTCTTCGCCAGACTTGCTGTCACCCTATCCTCACTCGTAACAAAGCGATAGttgcagacgaggaagatgcagcAGCCGCTGCTGACGCAACCAACGACCTCAAGGACGACATGGATCTCCAAGAACTCATTGACCGCTTCAAGGCATCTACCGAAGCAGCTGAATCCAACGAGCCTCAGGATTCATCTGCGAAATTTACCACCCATGCATTGAAACAAATCCAAAACGATGCCAGCGGCGAATGTCCCATTTGCTCGGAAGAGCCCATGATTGACCCTGCAGTCACAGCCTGCTGGCACAGTGCATGCAAGAAATGTCTGGAGAACTACATCCGCCATCAAACCGACAAGGGCATGGACCCTCGGTGTTTTTCATGCCGAGCACCTACCACGTCGCGAGACATCTTCGAAGTGGTTCGTCATGAAACCCCGAACGCGACCCCGGAGGACGATATATATAGCAGTACTCCTATCCCCTCTCAAGCACCTCCCCGAATCACACTCCGCCGCATTCACCCGCTTTCGCCGTCTGCCCATACATCTGCCAAAGTACATGCCCTTCTCGCTCACCTTACACGTGTCCCGGCCAATACCAAATCTGTCGTCTTTTCCCAATTCACCAGCTTCCTTGACCTCATTTCTCCGCAACTCACACGTGCGGGCATCCATCACGTCCGTCTGGACGGTACCATGCCACACAAAGCCCGCGCCGAAACCCTGGCCCAATTCAACCGAGCTGAAACCTTTGCCGACCAAACCGACATTGACAACGATGTCGAAGCCAACGATTCAGCCCAGCTTCCTCTCTCCAAGTCAAAGCATGGACACTCGACCGGCCCGGCCCCTCCCACGGTTCTTCTTATCAGTCTCCGCGCTGGAGGTGTGGGCCTGAATCTCACGGCAGCTAGCAACGTCTTCATGATGGATCCTTGGTGGAGTTTTGCGATTGAGGCTCAGGCCATTGATCGGGTTCATCGCATGGGTCAGACACGGGATGTGCAAGTGACCCGGTTCGTGGTGAAGGACTCTATCGAGGGACGGATGTTGAGGGTCCAAGAACGGAAGATGAACATTGCAGGGTCGTTAGGACTGAGGGTTGGTGGGGACGGCTCTGAGgatgataagaagaaggaaagaattgaGGAattgaggttgttgttcgAATAG
- a CDS encoding flavin-containing monooxygenase (COG:Q;~EggNog:ENOG410PV53;~InterPro:IPR036188;~PFAM:PF00743,PF13738,PF07992), which translates to MANLPQGILPTLPCALPKADLTSDSDAVGIAKGLSIPLSSLSLEQFTPDALWRDTFALTGTLRTLYSAVTVFKAWDQRCLARQAKGFRLNPDAARAVCPAPGIGWIEVPFTFETAAIPATTCSGFVSLVPNENGSWKIWLLRTILDQFQNLPNVDELKPGPAPTRHPLHEGAAYECVVIGCGQSGLSVAGRLQALGASYLVVDKAPRVGDSWLQRYESMKLHSVRDAAQLPFDRTFTEDYPEFMGREDLARGYQAWAEKYCINISFSTELTSGAWDDNKRKWTLHLRLKQDEQVTTRTITCSHVVMAIGAGGQEPVRPTYPGEDIFQGEIIHTAQYKSPRPWQGKHGVIIGSANSAHDTAADMVGTGMASITMVQRSRTCIIPKEFMPQRAQGTLAADKQQLSTPLAVSRLMSTLTLRSKIAQNPERFDALERAGFKVDRGAEVVAHVHERYGGHYMDVGNCANIAKGLVKVKSDSPLVRFTSTGLLFEDNTHIPADVVVFATGYKWNARDTVGELFGREVHDRVEDYWGLDKEGEVRGAFKPSPHGHIWFISGTTTHSRYFSRFIALLIKADIMGVPIEVYRGIPDADE; encoded by the exons ATGGCCAATCTGCCCCAAGGAATCCTTCCGACCCTTCCTTGTGCTCTACCAAAGGCCGACCTGACCAGTGATTCTGATGCTGTTGGTATCGCGAAGGGCCTTAGCATCCCGCTGAGTAGCTTGTCGCTCGAACAATTTACCCCAGATGCATTGTGGAGAGATACCTTTGCCTTGACTGGGACATTGCGAACGCTCTATTCTGCTGTTACTGTTTTCAAGGCATGGGATCAACGATGCCTCGCTCGCCAGGCAAAAGGCTTTCGGCTGAACCCTGATGCCGCACGGGCAGTATGCCCTGCACCAGGAATAGGCTGGATTGAGGTCCCTTTCACCTTTGAGACTGCAGCTATACCGGCAACCACCTGCTCGGGATTCGTCTCGCTGGTTCCGAATGAAAACGGTAGCTGGAAAATTTGGCTCCTGAGGACGATCCTGGACCAGTTCCAGAATCTGCCCAATGTGGATGAGTTGAAGCCTGGGCCAGCACCTACAAGACACCCTCTTCATGAGGGAGCAGCCTACGAATGTGTGGTTATTGGCTGTGGACAATCGGGGTTGAGTGTAGCTGGTCGACTGCAGGCACTGGGGGCGTCTTACCTGGTGGTGGACAAGGCGCCTCGCGTGGGTGACTCCTGGCTTCAGCGATATGAATCAATGAAAT TACATTCCGTTCGAGATGCCGCCCAGCTCCCGTTTGACCGCACCTTCACCGAGGATTATCCCGAATTTATGGGCAGGGAAGATCTGGCCCGCGGATATCAAGCCTGGGCTGAGAAATACTGCATC AACATTTCATTCTCAACGGAGCTCACCTCAGGGGCCTGGGATGACAATAAACGTAAATGGACTCTCCATCTGCGCCTGAAACAAGACGAGCAAGTGACCACCAGAACCATTACCTGCTCTCATGTCGTAATGGCCATCGGCGCTGGAGGGCAGGAGCCCGTCCGACCCACTTATCCAGGGGAG GACATATTCCAAGGGGAAATCATACACACGGCTCAATACAAAAGCCCTCGCCCATGGCAGGGTAAGCATGGAGTCATCATTGGGTCCGCTAACTCTG CACACGACACGGCAGCAGACATGGTTGGGACAGGAATGGCCTCGATAACTATGGTCCAGCGCAGTCGGACAT GCATTATCCCAAAAGAGTTCATGCCGCAACGAGCCCAAG GTACCCTCGCTGCGGACAAACAACAACTCTCCACTCCCCTAGCCGTAAGCCGTCTCATGAGCACCCTCACACTGCGTTCAAAAATCGCTCAAAACCCAGAGCGATTCGACGCTCTCGAAAGAGCGGGGTTCAAGGTCGATCGGGGCGCCGAAGTCGTTGCGCACGTTCATGAACGCTACGGAGGACATTACATGGACGTTGGGAATTGTGCTAATATTGCCAAGGGATTG GTGAAAGTCAAATCTGATAGTCCTCTCGTCAGATTCACTTCCACGGGACTTCTTTTCGAAGACAATACCCATATCCCTGCCGACGTGGTAGTGTTTGCGACAGGGTATAAGTGGAATGCGAGGGATACGGTCGGGGAGCTTTTCGGAAGGGAGGTGCATGATCGAGTTGAGGATTACTGGGGACTTGATAAGGAGGGTGAGGTTAGAGGGGCATTCAAGCCTAGTCCGC ATGGCCATATCTGGTTCATTTCCGGGACTACGACGCATTCGCGGTACTTTTCTCGGTTCATTGCGCTGCTGATCAAGGCAGATATCATGGGAGTGCCCATTGAGGTGTATCGGGGTATACCTGATGCAGATGAGTAG
- a CDS encoding WD repeat protein (COG:S;~EggNog:ENOG410PIYB;~InterPro:IPR036322,IPR039328,IPR019775,IPR001680, IPR017986;~PFAM:PF00400;~go_function: GO:0005515 - protein binding [Evidence IEA]), with protein MHTLKATASSSLSLVEGHYIYAIAPASPESFAVISSDDSLRVFDANRLDHASVIAASAHEGVTSLKTYDANQQVLATAGRDNKVKLWDLRSGKKTAVVEMETSKQAPILSVACCPEVNGVAAGTELVSSQAIVAFWDTRSPGQTSLQYVESHNDDVTELQYHPTRPTLFLSGSTDGLVNIYNTTITDEDEALVQVINHGSVHHAGFLSNNTIYALSHDEVFSVHPATDPDDPTQEPSPIQFGDLRQPLGCEYIAQLCVGGQGAYVAAGNKEENRLDLVPLISEPSWRFDQEGVWRLPGAHGEEVVRSVFVDEKSHSVFTCGEDGFVRAWKPEGEGAAQAEEAAKGSRKEKKNRDKGRFKPY; from the exons ATGCACACGCTCAAAGCCactgcatcttcctccctctccctggtGGAGGGTCATTACATCTATGCGATTGCGCCTGCTTCGCCGGAATCATTCGCAGTGATCTCATCGGATGATTCGCTTCGCGTATTCGACGCTAACAGGCTCGATCATGCATCTGTCATCGCGGCGAGCGCTCATGAGGGCGTCACATCTCTGAAGACATATGATGCTAACCAGCAGGTGCTGGCTACGGCAGGAAGAGACAACAAAGTAAAGCTGTGGGATCTGCGCAGCGGCAAGAAGACTGCTGTTGTAGAGATGGAGACAT CCAAGCAAGCCCCCATACTATCCGTCGCCTGCTGCCCCGAAGTCAACGGAGTCGCAGCTGGAACTGAGCTGGTTTCATCCCAAGCCATAGTCGCTTTTTG GGACACAAGATCCCCTGGCCAAACAAGTCTTCAATACGTCGAGAGCCACAATGACGACGTAACAGAG CTCCAATACCACCCCACACGCcccaccctcttcctctctggAAGCACCGACGGTCTCGTCAATATCTACAACACGACCATcaccgacgaggacgaggccCTGGTACAAGTAATCAACCACGGTTCCGTGCACCACGCCGGCTTCctcagcaacaacaccatctaCGCACTCAGCCACGACGAGGTATTCTCCGTGCACCCAGCGACTGATCCCGACGATCCTACCCAGGAGCCGAGCCCCATTCAATTCGGCGATCTGCGGCAGCCGTTAGGGTGTGAATATATCGCGCAGTTGTGTGTGGGCGGTCAAGGGGCGTATGTGGCTGCGGGAAATAAGGA GGAAAACCGTCTCGACCTCGTTCCCCTCATTTCGGAGCCGTCTTGGAGATTCGATCAGGAGGGGGTGTGGAGGTTGCCCGGGGCgcatggggaggaggttgtgCGGTCCGTTTttgttgatgagaag TCGCACTCTGTGTTCACTTGCGGTGAGGATGGGTTCGTTCGTGCGTGGAAGcctgaaggggagggggctgCTCAGGCGGAGGAAGCTGCAAAGGGATCtcgcaaggagaagaagaacagggACAAGGGGAGATTTAAACCTTACTAG
- a CDS encoding putative extracellular lipase (COG:I;~EggNog:ENOG410PHQB;~InterPro:IPR019819,IPR002018,IPR029058;~MEROPS:MER0033188;~PFAM:PF00135,PF07859;~SECRETED:SignalP(1-43)), with translation MINSEKVPRPSPSEPHFNMPGARSIVLALLPVLLLLFAQQLASHPTEHIQAILAPWVPTALQDVVLFSRPRVIIAQGTVVGTTLTDTLKTPVDAFRGIPYALPPIGDRRFRRAVAVNASDDIINATDFGPRCPGKQLLNPKDIGGDEDCLTVNVFRPHGAQGKLPVAVYVHGGAYNRGTASGHNTASMVGWSDEPFVAVSFNYRIGALGFLPSTLTAREGILNLGLHDQILLLQWVQDNIAHFNGDPTQVTLIGLSAGAHSIAHHIMNHTPDQNTTPLFHRAIIESGAATSRAVHPYNASLHEIQFADFLTSTGCTNLPNDTAILPCLRALPSKTITSASIAVFDKYNPSIRWAFQPVIDHEIIHRRPIDAWRSDQWNRMPILTGFNTNEGTYYVPRNLSLSEDFTSFFRTLLPAYPESDIQLIDEIYPDPNIYASASPYLETRPIAELGRQYKRLEAAYGHYAYACPVRQTAGFASADPTANQPVFLYRWALNKTVIGGANHGDQMEYETFNPGVRGISEAQREVAGLFHAYLTSFVVYGDPNVLGGRYEGREVWERYSADSGEGLGVGKVMVFGEGNDERAGGDGIGVAAGLRRDEWGVRECAFWAARSGISE, from the exons ATGATAAATAGTGAGAAGGTCCCCCGCCCTTCTCCATCTGAACCACACTTCAACATGCCAGGTGCACGCTCTATTGTTCTGGCCTTACTGCCagttcttctcctgcttttTGCCCAGCAACTCGCCTCCCACCCAACCGAGCATATTCAAGCTATCCTTGCTCCGTGGGTCCCAACAGCATTACAAGATGTCGTGCTCTTTAGTCGACCTCGCGTCATCATTGCACAGGGCACTGTTGTCGGTACCACCTTGACAGACACGCTCAAAACCCCGGTGGACGCTTTTCGAGGAATTCCTTATGCATTGCCTCCAATTGGGGATAGACGGTTCCGCCGCGCGGTGGCTGTCAATGCGTCGGACGACATTATCAATGCTACTGATTTCGGCCCGAG GTGCCCTGGGAAGCAACTCTTGAATCCGAAAGACATAGGTGGCGATGAAGACTGTCTCACAGTCAACGTGTTCCGGCCTCATGGTGCCCAGGGAAAGCTCCCAGTTGCTGTATACGTGCACGGAGGCGCCTACAACCGTGGTACTG CCTCCGGACATAACACGGCCTCGATGGTCGGCTGGTCCGACGAGCCCTTTGTTGCAGTCAGCTTCAACTACCG TATCGGCGCCCTCGGCTTTCTCCCCTCGACACTGACCGCCAGAGAAGGCATCCTCAATCTAGGCCTGCACGACCaaatccttcttctccaatgGGTCCAAGACAACATCGCGCATTTTAACGGCGACCCAACCCAAGTCACTTTAATTGGCCTCTCCGCCGGCGCACACTCC ATTGCCCACCACATCATGAACCACACCCCCGACCAAAAtaccacccccctcttccaccgcgCCATCATCGAATCTGGCGCTGCCACCTCCCGCGCCGTGCACCCGTACAATGCCTCCCTCCATGAAATCCAATTTGCCGACTTCCTCACCTCAACCGGCTGCACCAATCTCCCCAACGACACAGCAATCCTTCCTTGTCTCCGCGCCCTTCCATCCAAAACCATAACATCCGCCTCCATCGCCGTCTTCGACAAATATAACCCGTCTATCCGCTGGGCGTTCCAGCCCGTCATCGACCACGAGATCATCCACCGCCGGCCTATCGACGCATGGCGCTCGGACCAGTGGAACAGAATGCCAATTCTTACAGGATTCAACACAAATGAAGGAACCTACTACGTCCCTCGCAACCTATCCCTCTCGGAGGACTTCACCTCGTTCTTCCGAACCCTGCTCCCCGCATACCCTGAGAGTGATATACAACTCATCGATGAGATATACCCCGATCCAAACATCTACGCCTCGGCATCGCCATATCTAGAGACTAGACCAATCGCGGAGCTAGGAAGGCAATACAAGCGCCTCGAAGCGGCGTATGGACATTACGCGTATGCGTGTCCAGTACGGCAGACGGCGGGGTTCGCTTCTGCTGATCCTACTGCAAATCAGCCGGTGTTTTTGTATCGCTGGGCGTTGAATAAAACCGTCATTGGGGGCGCGAATCACGGGGATCAGATGGAGTATGAGACGTTTAATCCGGGGGTGCGGGGTATATCGGAGGCTCAGAGGGAGGTGGCGGGTTTGTTCCATGCATATTTAACTTCATTTGTGGTGTACGGGGATCCGAATGTTCTGGGGGGCAGGtatgaggggagggaggtgtggGAGAGGTACAGTGCGGATTCCGGGGAGGGGCTAGGGGTTGGGAAGGTGATGGTATTTGGGGAAGGGAATGATGAGCGGGCTGgcggggatgggattggagtTGCggcggggttgaggagggatgAGTGGGGAGTTAGGGAGTGTGCGTTTTGGGCCGCGAGGAGTGGTATTTCGGAGTGA